The following nucleotide sequence is from Thermostaphylospora chromogena.
GCCACTCCGGTCTCGCCGCCCGGGTCACTCCGCGGAGGCGAACAGGAAGATCTGCTGGTAGAACGCGTATTCGGCGGCCAGGGCCGCGGTGCGGGTCTCCGCGCGGCGAAAGCCGTGCGACTCGCCCTCGAAGGAGAGGTAGGTGCAGGGCACGCCGCGTTCGGCCAGTGCGGCGGCGAACGCCTCCGACTGCTCCGCGGGCACCACCGGGTCGTCCAGCCCTTGCAGCAGCAGCATCGGACAGTTCACCCGGTCGACTTTGGAGAGCGGCTCCCGCGAGGCGTACAGCTCGTCGTCCTGCGGGCCGACGAGCCACTCGATGTAGCGGGACTCGAAGTCGTGGGTGGTGGCGATCAGCGGAGCGAGGGCGCTCACCCCGAAGTAGGAGACCCCGCCGGCGAAGACGCCGGACGCGCACGCGGCCATGACCGTCCACCCGCCCGCGCTGCCGCCCCGGATCGCGATCCGCGAAGGGTCGGCCAGGCCTTCCCGGACGAGCCACTCGGCCGCGGCGATGACGTCCTCGACGTCCACGATCCCCCACTGGCCGCGCAGCCGCTCGCGGTAGGCGCGGCCGTATCCGCTGGAGCCGCCGTAGTTGACGTCGATGACGCCGATGCCGCGGCTGGTGAAGAACGCCTTCTCCAGGTCCAGGGCGGTGGTGGAGTGGCCGGTCGGGCCGCCGTGCACGAACACCGTGTACGGCGGCGCGCCCTCGCCGGCGACCTCGGGATTGGACGGCGGGTAGACGATCGCGTGCACCCGGCGGCCGAACCGGCTTTCGATCTCGACGGTCCGCGGTCGAGGCAGGTAAGCGACGTCGGGCGGTTCCTCGACCTGTCTGCGCAGCGTTTCGACCCGGCCGGTCGCGACGTCCACCCGCACCAGCGACGCCGGTGCGGTCGTCTGGTAGGCGATGCCGGCCACGGTGGTGCCGTCGGCGCTCAGCGCGGGCTCCCAGCCGGCGTAGGGCACGCCGAGGTCGGCCAGCTCGCCGGTCTCCGGGTCGAGGACGCCGAGCCGCATGTCCTGCCTGCCGTGCAGGACGGCCAGCCTGCCGTCCGAGAGCACCTGGTACGGAACGCCGCCGACGAACCACAGCGGGAAGGCGAACTCCTCCTGGGCGGGGTGGATCGCCTCGAGGGAGGTGCCCAAGACGTCGGCCCGGTAGAGGTTCCACCAGCCGGACCGGTCGGAGATCAGGTAGAGGGTGCGGTCGTCGAGCCACCGGGGCGCGAGCACCGACTCCGACGGGCCGCCCCGCACCGTCCAGGACTCGCCGTCGGCGATGCGGGTGACCCGCAGCTCCGTGCTGTTCCACGGCATGTGGGGGTGGTTCCAGCAGATGTAGGCCAGGTGTTCGCCGTCGGGGGAGAGCGTGGGGGAGGCGTAGAAGTCGCTGCCGGTGACGTGTTCGCGCGGCTCGCCTCCGGCCAGCGGCACGGACACGATCGATCGGGTGACCTTGCCGTCGTGGTGCCGCTCGCGCACGCACCAGATGCGGTCGCCGTGAACGGTCATGTCGGCGTAGCGCAGGCCGCCGCCCTGATCGGGTTCGGGGGTGAGCGGTCGAGGCTCGCCGTCCGGCGGCAGCAGGTGGATGCGCTGGTCGGCGAGGTCGGTGAAGGCCACGCCGTGGCCGGGGACGACCACGTAGGAACGTCCGCCGTACTCATGCAGGCGGGTGCGGGCGCTCCAGGGGGCGGGCAGCAGTTCCCGGCGGACGCCGTCGGCGCCGTAGTGCATGATCGTCGTGCGCCCGCCCTCGGCGGGTCGGTCCTCCGTCCACCACACCTCGTCACCGAGAACGGTCGGGAACCCCAGCCGCAGTCCGGAGCGGGCGACGTCGGTGGTGGAGATGGGAGATGGCCAGCATGCGTACGGCATCGTCGGCCGGCTCGGCGTGCGCTCGGGGGACATAGCCGCATCCTGCCTGATGACGTCGTGAGCTGTCACTGATATAAGGGCCGCGTCCGCGCACCGGCCGGTGCGCGGACGCGGCCCCTATCCGGACGGACGTACGAGGGCGCTCACCGCCCGCCGCCGGTCACGCGGCTGTGGTGGACGACATCTCACCCGGCTTCGCGATCGGCTTGGCCGCCGTCTTGCGGCTGCCCCTGCTCCGCCGCTCCAGCCAGGTGGCCAGCGCGGACAGCGCCAGGTTGAGGCTCACGTAGATGATCCCGATGACGATCGCGGCCGGGATGAGCGAGCCGAAGAACACAGCCGGGATGATCTTGAAGCCCATGTTGAGCAGGTCGACGTAGGCGATGATGTAGCCGAGCGCGGTGTCCTTGAGCAGCACCACGAGCTGGCTGACGATCGCGGGCATCATCGCGGTGACCGCCTGCGGCAGCAGCACCAGCCACAGCACCCCGGTCTTGCGCAGACCGATCGCGTAGGCCGCCTCCGACTGCCCCTTCGGCACCGCCAGCACGCCGGCCCTGACGACCTCGGCCAGCACCGAGCCGTTGTAGAGCGTCAGGCCCGCCACGACCGCGATGAGGGTGTAGTCGCCGCTGCCGGCGACGGAGGGCAGCAGGTAGAAGATGAAGAAGATCAGCAGCAGGAGGGGGATCGCCCGGAAGACCTCCACGACCACTCCGGCGGGCACCCGTATCCACCGGTGGTCGGACAGGCGGGCGAGACCGAAGACCGCACCGAAGATCAGCGCCAGCACCGAGGCGATTCCGGCGGCCGTCAGCGTCCCCCAAAGGCCCGGGAGGATGAAGTCCTGCCACGTCTCGGGACGCAGGAAGGGCTCCCAGATCTCGGCCCGCCACTGGCCCTTCTCGTCGAACTTGGCGTAGACGAAGTAGACGATCGCCGCGATGCCCACCAGGCCCAGCACGGTGAGCGTGTGGTTGCGCAGCCGGGCGCGCGGGCCGGGCGCGTCGAACAGGACGGTCGCGCGTGTGCTCATCGGGCCACCGCCAGCTTCTTGGAGAGCCATCCGGTGAAGAACCCGATGGGCATGGTCACGGCCATGAAGGCGACGACGATGCCGATGAAGATCGGGATCGACACACCGGTGGTGTCGAAGGTGTCCTTCATGACGAATGCCACGTCCGCGAGGTATCCGGCGGCGATCGCCACCGTGGTGTTCTTCACCATGGCGATCATCACGCTGCCGAGCGGGGCGATCACCGAGCGGAACGCCTGCGGCAGGATGATCAGGGTCAGTGATTGGGCGAAGGTGAGTCCGATGGCGCGCGCGGCCTCGGCCTGGCCGAGCGGCACGGTGTTGATGCCCGAACGCAGCGCCTCGCAGACGAACGTCGCGGTGTAGAGGGACAGCCCCATCACGACGAGGAAGAAGCCGTTGGTGTCCGGCTCGTCGGAGAAGACCAGCCCCATCTGGTCGCTCAGACCGAGCGAGCAGAAGGCCAGCACCAGCGTCAGCGGCGTGTTCCGCACGATGTTGACGTACGCCCCGCCCGCCGCGCGAAGCACCGGCGTGGGGGAGACCCGCATGGTGACCAGGATGGTGCCGAGGATCAGCGACAGGACACCGCACAGCAGGGCAAGCTGTACGTTGACCCAGAACCCGGCCAGAAGGTCCGGGGCATATCTGATCAGTTCGTTCATCGCGCTCCACTCATTCGTAGTCCGCGGTGTACGGCGGCGGCCGGTGACCCGGTGGCCGGGGGCGGGTCACCGGCCGCTTGCGCGCAATCCCGTCGGAGGTTACGAGCAGCCCTCGAAGGTGGGTACCTCGGTGGGCGCGGTCAGGCCCTGGGCGCCGCTGAACCACTTGTCGAACAGCTGCTGGGCGGTGCCGTCGGAGTACATCTTCTCGATCGCCTTGTTGACCGCCTCGCACGTGGCGACGTCGCCCTTCTTCAGGCCGACGCCGTACTTCTCGTCGGTGAACGGGTCGCCGAGGATCTTGAAGTTGCCGCCCGCCTGCTTGGCGAAGCCGGCGAGGATCAGGTCGTCGGTGGTCACCGCGTCGAGGTTGTTACCGGCGAGCTTGGAGACGCACTCGGAGTAGTTGCTGGCTCCCACGAGCTTGGCGTCGAGGTCGAGCTGGCCGTCCGGCGGCGGGTCGGTGATCCGCTTGTAGGAGTTGGAGCCCGCGGCCTGGCAGATGCGCTTGCCCTCGAGGTCGGTGGCCTTGTTGATGCTGGTGTCGTCGGCGCGGACCATCGTGTCCTGGTGCGCGACGATGTACGGCCCGCCGAAGGTCACCTTCTGCTTGCGCTCCTCGGTGATGGAGTAGGTGGCGAAGATGATGTCCACCGTGCCGTTCTCCAGGAACGCCTCACGGTTGGAGGAGGCGGACTCCTTCCACTCGATGTCCACCTCCTTGCCGCCCGCCAGCTCCTTGAGCACGTACTTGGCGACCTCGACGTCGAAGCCCTCGGGCTCCCCGGCGCCGGTGCGCAGGCCCAGGCTCGGCTGGTCCCACTTGGTGCCGACGATGATGCGTTCGTTATTCTTGATCTTGTCCAGGACGGTGGCGGACGAGCCGCCGCCCGTGTTGGCGGTGTCGTCCCCGCCGTCGCCGCCGCAGGCGGCGAGGCCCAGGACGAGAGCGCTGGCTGCGGCCAGCGTCACGCCGAAACGTCGTACTCGCATTCTGTACCTCTTCTTCCGCTGGTCCGGCCCGCTGATCGGACGATGGAGCCGTCGAACGGCTGGTCGCCGTGGAACGTCCGCGAAGCCTTACGGATGCAGATATTGCAGATATGTACGCGGTCAGTGTGTCAGGATCTTGGACAGGAAGTCCTTGGCCCGATCAGTCCGCGGGTTGGTGAAGAACTCGTCGGGGGTGTTCTCCTCGACGACCTGGCCGCCGGCCATGAAGACCACGCGGTTCGCCGCCCGGCGGGCGAACCCCATCTCATGGGTGACGACCATCATGGTCATGCCGTCACGTGCCAGCTCGACCATAACGTCGAGCACCTCCTGGACCATCTCGGGGTCCAGCGCCGAGGTCGGCTCATCGAAGAGGATCATCTTGGGGTCCATGGCCAGCGCCCGGGCGATCGCCGTGCGCTGCTGCTGCCCCCCGGAGAGCTGGGCCGGGTACTTGTGCGCCTGGCTGGCGATACCCACGCGTTCCAGCAGCTCCATGCCGCGTTTCTCGGCGGCCTCCCGTGACTGTTTGCGCACCTTGATCGGCCCCAGGGTGACGTTCTCCAGGATCGTCTTGTGCGCGAACAGGTTGAACGACTGGAACACCATGCCGACTTCGGATCGCAGCCGGGCCAGTGCCTTGCCTTCGGAGGGAAGCGGCTTCCCGTCGAAGACGATCGTCCCGCTGTCGATGGTCTCCAAGCGGTTGATGGTCCTGCACAGCGTGGACTTCCCCCCGCCCGACGGCCCGATGACCACCAGTACTTCGCCGCGGTCCACCGTCAGGTTGATGTCCTTCAGAACGTGCAAGTCGCCGAAACGCTTGTTGACGTTCTCCAGCCGGACGAGTGGTGTCGCGTCCCCGTTCTCCGTCATGGTGGTCAACGTTATGCAAGGTTAGGGCACCCGTCACTAACCGAGCGGTACCGATCGGATCACGGCTGGCCACACGGATCACAGCTGGCCACATACGGCGGGCGGGCGACGCGGGTCGCGGAAGCGCCTAGGCTTGGGAACGCGATGAATGTCTCCGAGCGGGGCGCTCGTACGTACGAGGTGCGTACCTACGGGTGCCAGATGAACGTGCACGACTCCGAGCGGCTGTGCGGCCTGCTGGAAGAGGCGGGCTACGTGCGGGCGGCCGAGGGCGAGACCGCCGACGTGGTGGTGTTCAACACCTGCGCGGTCCGGGAGAACGCCGACAACCGCCTGTACGGCAACCTGGGCCATCTGCGGCCCGTCAAGGCGCGCAACCCGCACATGCAGATCGCCGTGGGCGGCTGCCTGGCGCAGAAGGACCAGGGTGAGATCGTACGGCGGGCGCCCTGGGTCGACGTCGTGTTCGGCACGCACAACATCGGCTCCCTGCCCGTCCTGCTGGAACGCGCCCGCGTCCAGCGGGAGGCCCAGGTGGAGATCAAGGAGTCGCTGGAGGTCTTCCCCAGCACGCTGCCGACCCGCCGCGAGTCGCCCTACGCCGCGTGGGTGTCGATCTCCGTGGGCTGCAACAACACGTGCACGTTCTGCATCGTGCCGTCGCTGCGCGGCAAGGAGAAGGACCGCAGGCCCGGGGACGTCCTGCGGGAGATCCGCGCGCTGGTCGAGCAGGGTGTCCTGGAGGTCACCCTGCTGGGGCAGAACGTCAACACCTACGGCGTGGAGTTCGGCGACCGGTTCGCCTTCGGCAAGCTGCTGCGCGCCTGCGGCGAGATCGAGGGCCTGGAGCGGGTGCGTTTCACCTCGCCCCACCCGGCGGCCTTCACCGACGACGTCATCGCGGCGATGGCCGAGACGCCCAACGTCATGCCCCAGCTCCACATGCCGTTGCAGTCCGGTTCCGACCGCATCCTGAGGGCCATGCGGCGCTCCTACCGCGCCGAGCGGTTCCTCGGGATCATCGAGCGGGTGCGCGCCGCGATACCGGACGCCGCGATCTCCACCGACATCATCGTGGGCTTCCCCGGCGAGACCGAGGAGGACTTCCAGGCCACGCTGGACGTCGTGCGCCGCTCCCGGTTCGCCCAGGCCTTCACCTTCCAGTACTCGATCCGCCCCGGCACCCCCGCCGCCGAGATGGACGGCCAGGTGCCCAAGGAGGTCGTGCAGGATCGCTACGAGCGGCTGGTCGCGCTGCAGGAGGAGATCTCCTGGGAGGAGAACCGCGCCCAGGTGGGCAAGGTCGTCGAGGTGCTGGTCGCCGAGGGCGAGGGGCGCAAGGACGACGCGACCAGGCGGTTGTCCGGCCGCGCTCCCGACAACCGGCTGGTCCACTTCGCCCCGGGCGGCACCGCGCCCCGGCCCGGCGACGTGGCGACCGTGAAGATCACTTACGCCGCGCCGCACCATCTCGTCGCCGACGGTCCGCCGCTGGGCGTGCGCCGCACGCGGGCCGGTGACGCCTGGGAGGCGCGGAACGCGGCACCCGCCGGAGGCGGGAGGAGCGTCATGCTCGGCATGCCCACCGTGGGACGGCCGAAGGCCCCGTCCTCCCCGTCCTCCTCCTGCTCCGCCTGCTGAGACGTCCGACGGCGGCCGCCCGCGGGGCGGCCGCCGGTTCCGTGGCCGCCGGTCAGCCGCCCAGGAGGTCGTCCAGGACGCGACGGCAGTAGGCGCGGCGGAAACCGGAGTGGGTGGCGCACGGGTCGGGGATGCGGATCTCCGGCGCGCGGGGCTTCGGCGCCCGCGGGCTCGGTGTGCGGCCGTGCGGTGCCCGGCGGTTCACGGTGCGCTCGTCCGGTGACCGCCGGCTTCGGGGGCGTTCGCGGTCACGGCTTCTGTTCCGGCCGTCCGCGGACCGGTCGCCGGATGCGTCGCGGGACGGGGCGGGGCGCGCGGTGGGGCGCGGCGACGGCTGCGGCCGGGGCGTCGGTCCGGTGTGCGGGCGGGCCGCGCTCTTCCCGGTCGGTGCGCGCTCGGGCGACGGGCGGCCCGGAGCGGGCGGTGTTCCTCCATGCGTTCCCGGTGCCCGGTCCGGTTTGCCTTCGGCCTCCTCCGCCGGGTCCGGTCGTCCGCGACGCCTCGCGTCCGCGGGGGTTTCGGCTGATGACGGTCCGGGGTCGGGCGTGTCCGAAAACGGCGCCACGGGGGTGGGGGAGGTCGCGCCGTTTCCGCGCGCCAGGGGTGACGGATCGCCGGGATGCGGGTTGAACGATATCGAATCGGGTGTCGCGGATATCGCTAATATCACGCCGAGGGCGGCTGTTCCGATCACGACGAGAACGCCGATGATCGCATTTCTTGATCCAGTGTGACCTGGCGAAACAGATCGAATTCGCGACAAGTCGTGATTCCTTCGTGATTGGAGTGCGGCAATTCCGTTGTTGCGGCTAGTGTGGTCGAGCACCCTCGGAAGCCGTAACGGTTTCCCCGATACGACCGCAGGGAGTTGTTACTCATGGAAGGCCATGTCCGACCACCGACTGGCCAGACCGATCAGACCGAATACCCGCAGAGGCACGCGCGGGAGGTCGAGTACCTCACCGGTCCCGGGAACGAACCTCGGACGCGGCGGGCGCGGGCCAGGTCCACGGGTGGCGCCAGACGCGCCCTGACCATCGCCGCGGGCGCCCTGGCCGCCGCCCTCGCCGGCGGCGGCATCGTGTTCGCCGTGATGAACCACATCGGCGTCTCCGACACGCCGGTCAGCGGGCCCGCGCGCGGCGGCGCGCCCGCCGGTGACACGGGGGCCGCCGAAGAGGCGCCGCCCGCCGACGGCAAGTCCCCCGCCGATGAAGCCGA
It contains:
- a CDS encoding S9 family peptidase, with protein sequence MSPERTPSRPTMPYACWPSPISTTDVARSGLRLGFPTVLGDEVWWTEDRPAEGGRTTIMHYGADGVRRELLPAPWSARTRLHEYGGRSYVVVPGHGVAFTDLADQRIHLLPPDGEPRPLTPEPDQGGGLRYADMTVHGDRIWCVRERHHDGKVTRSIVSVPLAGGEPREHVTGSDFYASPTLSPDGEHLAYICWNHPHMPWNSTELRVTRIADGESWTVRGGPSESVLAPRWLDDRTLYLISDRSGWWNLYRADVLGTSLEAIHPAQEEFAFPLWFVGGVPYQVLSDGRLAVLHGRQDMRLGVLDPETGELADLGVPYAGWEPALSADGTTVAGIAYQTTAPASLVRVDVATGRVETLRRQVEEPPDVAYLPRPRTVEIESRFGRRVHAIVYPPSNPEVAGEGAPPYTVFVHGGPTGHSTTALDLEKAFFTSRGIGVIDVNYGGSSGYGRAYRERLRGQWGIVDVEDVIAAAEWLVREGLADPSRIAIRGGSAGGWTVMAACASGVFAGGVSYFGVSALAPLIATTHDFESRYIEWLVGPQDDELYASREPLSKVDRVNCPMLLLQGLDDPVVPAEQSEAFAAALAERGVPCTYLSFEGESHGFRRAETRTAALAAEYAFYQQIFLFASAE
- a CDS encoding amino acid ABC transporter permease, translated to MSTRATVLFDAPGPRARLRNHTLTVLGLVGIAAIVYFVYAKFDEKGQWRAEIWEPFLRPETWQDFILPGLWGTLTAAGIASVLALIFGAVFGLARLSDHRWIRVPAGVVVEVFRAIPLLLLIFFIFYLLPSVAGSGDYTLIAVVAGLTLYNGSVLAEVVRAGVLAVPKGQSEAAYAIGLRKTGVLWLVLLPQAVTAMMPAIVSQLVVLLKDTALGYIIAYVDLLNMGFKIIPAVFFGSLIPAAIVIGIIYVSLNLALSALATWLERRSRGSRKTAAKPIAKPGEMSSTTAA
- a CDS encoding amino acid ABC transporter permease → MNELIRYAPDLLAGFWVNVQLALLCGVLSLILGTILVTMRVSPTPVLRAAGGAYVNIVRNTPLTLVLAFCSLGLSDQMGLVFSDEPDTNGFFLVVMGLSLYTATFVCEALRSGINTVPLGQAEAARAIGLTFAQSLTLIILPQAFRSVIAPLGSVMIAMVKNTTVAIAAGYLADVAFVMKDTFDTTGVSIPIFIGIVVAFMAVTMPIGFFTGWLSKKLAVAR
- a CDS encoding glutamate ABC transporter substrate-binding protein, with protein sequence MRVRRFGVTLAAASALVLGLAACGGDGGDDTANTGGGSSATVLDKIKNNERIIVGTKWDQPSLGLRTGAGEPEGFDVEVAKYVLKELAGGKEVDIEWKESASSNREAFLENGTVDIIFATYSITEERKQKVTFGGPYIVAHQDTMVRADDTSINKATDLEGKRICQAAGSNSYKRITDPPPDGQLDLDAKLVGASNYSECVSKLAGNNLDAVTTDDLILAGFAKQAGGNFKILGDPFTDEKYGVGLKKGDVATCEAVNKAIEKMYSDGTAQQLFDKWFSGAQGLTAPTEVPTFEGCS
- a CDS encoding amino acid ABC transporter ATP-binding protein, encoding MTENGDATPLVRLENVNKRFGDLHVLKDINLTVDRGEVLVVIGPSGGGKSTLCRTINRLETIDSGTIVFDGKPLPSEGKALARLRSEVGMVFQSFNLFAHKTILENVTLGPIKVRKQSREAAEKRGMELLERVGIASQAHKYPAQLSGGQQQRTAIARALAMDPKMILFDEPTSALDPEMVQEVLDVMVELARDGMTMMVVTHEMGFARRAANRVVFMAGGQVVEENTPDEFFTNPRTDRAKDFLSKILTH
- the miaB gene encoding tRNA (N6-isopentenyl adenosine(37)-C2)-methylthiotransferase MiaB — its product is MNVSERGARTYEVRTYGCQMNVHDSERLCGLLEEAGYVRAAEGETADVVVFNTCAVRENADNRLYGNLGHLRPVKARNPHMQIAVGGCLAQKDQGEIVRRAPWVDVVFGTHNIGSLPVLLERARVQREAQVEIKESLEVFPSTLPTRRESPYAAWVSISVGCNNTCTFCIVPSLRGKEKDRRPGDVLREIRALVEQGVLEVTLLGQNVNTYGVEFGDRFAFGKLLRACGEIEGLERVRFTSPHPAAFTDDVIAAMAETPNVMPQLHMPLQSGSDRILRAMRRSYRAERFLGIIERVRAAIPDAAISTDIIVGFPGETEEDFQATLDVVRRSRFAQAFTFQYSIRPGTPAAEMDGQVPKEVVQDRYERLVALQEEISWEENRAQVGKVVEVLVAEGEGRKDDATRRLSGRAPDNRLVHFAPGGTAPRPGDVATVKITYAAPHHLVADGPPLGVRRTRAGDAWEARNAAPAGGGRSVMLGMPTVGRPKAPSSPSSSCSAC